A stretch of Dasypus novemcinctus isolate mDasNov1 chromosome 14, mDasNov1.1.hap2, whole genome shotgun sequence DNA encodes these proteins:
- the TP53INP1 gene encoding tumor protein p53-inducible nuclear protein 1 isoform X2, protein MLQRLNKMFVGEVKTTSNQEPEFSEKEDDEWILVDFIDSCTGFSAEEEDDDDIGEESPTDHPSVFSCLPASLECLADTSDSCFLQFESCPMEESWFITPPPCFTAGGLTTIKVETSPMENLLIEHPSMSVYAVHNSCPGLSEATCGTDEFHSPASPRARKSCL, encoded by the exons ATGCTCCAGAGGCTGAATAAAATGTTTGTGGGTGAAGTGAAAACTACTTCCAACCAAGAACCAGAATTTAGTGAGAAAGAAGATGATGAATGGATTCTTGTTGACTTCATAG ACTCCTGTACTGGTTTCTCAGCAGAGGAAGAAGACGACGACGACATTGGTGAAGAGTCGCCTACAGACCACCCTTCAGTCTTTTCCTGTTTACCTGCATCTCTTGAGTGCTTGGCTGATACAAGTGATTCCTGCTTCCTCCAGTTTGAGTCCTGTCCAATGGAGGAGAGTTGGTTTATCACCCCTCCCCCATGTTTTACTGCAGGTGGATTAACCACTATTAAGGTGGAAACTAGTCCTATGGAAAACCTTCTCATCGAACATCCCAGCATGTCTGTTTATGCTGTGCATAACTCCTGCCCCGGTCTCAGTGAGGCCACCTGTGGGACTGACGAGTTTCATAGCCCAGCTAGTCCCAG